The following proteins are co-located in the Pectinophora gossypiella chromosome 7, ilPecGoss1.1, whole genome shotgun sequence genome:
- the LOC126368368 gene encoding uncharacterized protein LOC126368368 isoform X3: MTRLRNSLTSEFLASASEQMLRTKQEHAQSIFKEYIDLTVQVNDDHDPTPVEEAYFVCMDLLRTTLQSRFGTTAAAAKPSGGSNNVTSKLKLPDIQIPPFDGKYLEYKPFIELFTALVHNDSNIVDIQKFVYLRGFLKGEAFDLINNLPIQGSSYSEALTILRDRYDNSHKIVFEHISKLLDLASIPRPNVTMLRNLISVAKQHVAALKNLNEPVDKWDSILVCILSRKLDPVTNRAYCLDRNSSQSPTFTDFIKYLETRALALENSSNNDVIGARKVQATAAVTNNHVAKCYYCGVAAPA, from the exons ATGACGCGCCTACGCAACTCGCTAACGTCGGAATTCCTCGCGTCCGCATCCGAACAAATGTTACGCACGAAGCAAGAACATGCCCAGTCCATCTTCAAGGAGTATATAGACCTGACTGTTCAGGTCAACGACGACCATGATCCCACTCCTGTTGAAGAGGCCTACTTTGTGTGTATGGACTTACTGCGCACTACTTTGCAGTCAAGATTCGggacgacggcggcggcggcaaagCCAAGTGGCGGTTCTAATAACGTCACGTCCAAGTTAAAACTCCCTGATATCCAAATACCACCATTCGACGGCAAGTACCTAGAATACAAACCTTTCATCGAATTGTTTACGGCGCTTGTACATAACGATTCTAACATTGTTGACATTCAAAAGTTTGTGTATTTACGTGGTTTTCTAAAAGGAGAAGCCTTCgatcttattaataatttaccaaTACAAGGCTCAAGTTACAGTGAAGCATTGACAATCCTGCGTGATCGATATGATAATAGTCACAAAATTGTATTTGAACATATATCCAAGTTATTGGATCTTGCCTCGATACCCAGGCCAAATGTAACCATGTtacgtaatttaatttctgtTGCAAAACAGCATGTAGCAGCtctaaaaaatttaaatgaaccCGTTGACAAATGGGACAGCATACTTGTATGCATTCTATCTCGCAAACTCGACCCAGTCACTAATAGAGCTTACTGTTTGGATAGGAACTCATCTCAATCCCCAACTTTTAcagatttcataaaatatcttgaaaCAAGAGCTCTAGCTCTCGAAAACTCGAGCAACAATGATGTCATCGGCGCTAGGAAAGTACAAGCTACTGCTGCAGTAACAAATAATCATGTAGCTAAGTGCTATTACTGTG GCGTTGCTGCCCCAGCTTGA
- the LOC126368368 gene encoding uncharacterized protein LOC126368368 isoform X2, translating into MPLKIPIYDVNNTLGNSLVLAMRRFLNLEKRLHKDEALFKEYQSFIHEYIDLGHASYVDISSYDFNKDAVYFMPHHPVIRENVVSTRLRTVFDGSMKTTNKISLNDIMLNGPVVQNELFDTLLLFRLNKYFFACDIRRMFRNVLIEKSQRSLQNILWRDDPHESIKCLQLNTITYGLKNSSFLATRCLNELAYRFKNEYPLAVPVILNATYVDDILYTHNDLNVIIETKGQLSQLLSKGSFFLHKWSANDSSILQDIPKEQRYSGEINMQKDVKTLGLNFDVNSDTFKFSPPPKQSVKTKREILSFISKFYDPLGLIGPIFVQAKHIMQKLWLSKTDWDSIPPPELNNKWQSLYNDLTNMSSIHIERNTMCKSEHQTFQLIGFSDASNVAYGCAIYVRTIDMQGKVQMSLLCSKSRINPIAPKQLTIPRLELNAALLLAKLASKVYNTISQKQIVNEVHLYTDSQVVLAWLKTDPIKLKSYIANRTKLITECTNNFNWSYIQTDKNPADCLSRGTSPCDLPNHHLWWSGPKEMSDCNYKFKNCTYQLPEDIPEIKCSQNEAVCAAVSLSSNGSSFLDNFIHKYSDINRMKRVLAYVIRFCNNSKPNSAKIKENFVSFAETNNALSLLIKHEQLKYFSKDLNALQNGMQVQASLRGLNPFIDAHGLLRVGGRLQHSGLPYNQMHQIILPRQSLITCMIIENEHNKLLHASQKLILSSLNQRYWIVNALRLIKSVIFKCITE; encoded by the coding sequence ATGCCCTTAAAGATTCCAATTTACGATGTAAACAATACTTTAGGGAATTCTCTAGTTCTCGCTATGCGcagatttttgaatttagagaaAAGGCTCCATAAAGATGAAGCTTTGTTCAAAGAATATCAAAGTTTTATTCATGAATACATAGACCTTGGCCATGCCAGCTATGTCGATATTTCTAGTTACGATTTTAACAAAGATGCGGTATACTTTATGCCACATCACCCTGTCATACGTGAAAATGTAGTTAGTACTCGTTTACGTACAGTATTTGACGGATctatgaaaacaacaaataaaatttcTCTGAATGATATTATGTTGAATGGCCCTGTGGTCCAAAACGAATTATTCGACACTCTATTGTTGTTcagactaaataaatattttttcgctTGCGATATTAGGCGTATGTTTAGAAatgttttaatagaaaaaagtcaGAGGTCACTCCAAAATATATTATGGAGAGATGACCCCCATGAATCcataaaatgtttacaattaAACACTATTACTTATGGCTTAAAAAACTCATCTTTTTTAGCAACAAGGTGCTTAAATGAGTTAGCTTatagatttaaaaatgaatatccTTTGGCTGTCCCAGTAATTCTAAATGCAACATATGTTGATGACATACTGTATACTCATAatgatttaaatgtaataatagaaACAAAAGGTCAACTTTCACAATTGTTATCCAAAGGTAGTTTCTTCTTGCATAAATGGTCAGCCAACGATTCCAGTATTTTACAGGATATTCCGAAGGAACAGAGGTATTCTGGAGAAATTAACATGCAAAAAGATGTTAAAACGTTAGGGTTGAATTTTGACGTCAATTCAGACACTTTTAAATTTTCCCCCCCGCCTAAGCAATCTGTCAAGACCAAAAGAGAAATCTTAAGTTTTATCAGTAAATTTTATGACCCTCTTGGACTGATTGGACCAATCTTTGTGCAAGCCAAACATATTATGCAAAAGCTATGGCTGTCCAAAACAGACTGGGATTCTATTCCTCCGccagaattaaataataaatggcaATCACTTTATAATGACTTAACTAACATGTCAAGTATTCATATTGAAAGGAATACAATGTGTAAAAGTGAACATCAAACATTTCAATTAATAGGATTTTCAGACGCATCCAATGTGGCATATGGTTGTGCAATTTATGTGAGAACTATTGACATGCAAGGTAAAGTTCAAATGTCACTATTATGCTCTAAGTCACGCATAAATCCCATTGCACCTAAACAGTTAACCATCCCACGTTTAGAATTAAACGCTGCGCTTTTACTTGCCAAGTTAGcttcaaaagtatacaatactaTTAGTCAGAAACAGATAGTAAATGAAGTTCACCTTTACACAGATTCACAAGTCGTATTGGCGTGGTTGAAGACCGATCCaatcaaattaaaatcttatattgcgaatagaacaaaattaattactgaATGTACTAATAACTTTAATTGGTCCTATATACAGACAGATAAAAATCCTGCAGATTGCTTGAGCAGAGGAACAAGTCCCTGCGACTTACCAAATCACCACTTATGGTGGTCAGGGCCTAAGGAAATGTCAgattgtaattataaatttaaaaattgtacttaccaattacCCGAGGACATTCCTGAAATTAAATGTTCACAGAACGAGGCGGTCTGTGCGGCGGTATCGCTGAGCTCAAATGGGTCGTCATTCCTTgataattttattcacaaatattCTGATATTAACAGAATGAAACGTGTACTTGCATATGTCAttagattttgtaataattctAAACCTAACTCGgccaaaattaaagaaaactttgtttCCTTTGCTGAGACTAACAATGCATTATCCCTGCTTATAAAGCACGAACAGCTCAAGtatttttctaaagatttaaatgcTTTGCAAAACGGTATGCAAGTACAAGCTTCTTTAAGAGGGCTTAACCCGTTTATAGATGCTCACGGTCTTCTCCGGGTAGGAGGTAGACTGCAACATTCTGGTTTGCCATATAACCAAATGCATCAAATTATATTACCTAGGCAATCTCTAATTACTTGTATGATAATTGAAAATGAACATAACAAGCTTTTGCACGCAAGtcaaaaattaattttgtctagtTTAAACCAACGTTATTGGATTGTCAATGCTTTACGCTTAATTAAGAgtgtaatatttaaatgtattacaGAATAG
- the LOC126368368 gene encoding uncharacterized protein LOC126368368 isoform X1 encodes MTRLRNSLTSEFLASASEQMLRTKQEHAQSIFKEYIDLTVQVNDDHDPTPVEEAYFVCMDLLRTTLQSRFGTTAAAAKPSGGSNNVTSKLKLPDIQIPPFDDFIKYLETRALALENSSNNDVIGARKVQATAAVTNNHVAKCYYCGKSDHKIFSCPKFLLASIAERVECIKAKKLCKTCLNSHTGKCRFHFKCTHCKQNHNTLLHDGNETSSSSTEGGVTLLSGLNDNNQVLLPTAKVKILTKNGQELIVKALLDSGSQSSFITTKLANLIGRNLLATNTEVSGIAKTGKKIQSSLQVDIFSCAYPYKVNTNCLVVNKITTNLPQNSFDLSLINIPKNLLLADDTFNKTSEIDILLAADIFFQALLPQLEDQHNELSDPATPRLVHTQFGYLVAGKVPVQSPHELQSTPVSLFCQECKTDLNSNVIQFWKSEAVPEIYPEHPTSEQKYCEEYFNETVQLVDNKFEVSMPLKIPIYDVNNTLGNSLVLAMRRFLNLEKRLHKDEALFKEYQSFIHEYIDLGHASYVDISSYDFNKDAVYFMPHHPVIRENVVSTRLRTVFDGSMKTTNKISLNDIMLNGPVVQNELFDTLLLFRLNKYFFACDIRRMFRNVLIEKSQRSLQNILWRDDPHESIKCLQLNTITYGLKNSSFLATRCLNELAYRFKNEYPLAVPVILNATYVDDILYTHNDLNVIIETKGQLSQLLSKGSFFLHKWSANDSSILQDIPKEQRYSGEINMQKDVKTLGLNFDVNSDTFKFSPPPKQSVKTKREILSFISKFYDPLGLIGPIFVQAKHIMQKLWLSKTDWDSIPPPELNNKWQSLYNDLTNMSSIHIERNTMCKSEHQTFQLIGFSDASNVAYGCAIYVRTIDMQGKVQMSLLCSKSRINPIAPKQLTIPRLELNAALLLAKLASKVYNTISQKQIVNEVHLYTDSQVVLAWLKTDPIKLKSYIANRTKLITECTNNFNWSYIQTDKNPADCLSRGTSPCDLPNHHLWWSGPKEMSDCNYKFKNCTYQLPEDIPEIKCSQNEAVCAAVSLSSNGSSFLDNFIHKYSDINRMKRVLAYVIRFCNNSKPNSAKIKENFVSFAETNNALSLLIKHEQLKYFSKDLNALQNGMQVQASLRGLNPFIDAHGLLRVGGRLQHSGLPYNQMHQIILPRQSLITCMIIENEHNKLLHASQKLILSSLNQRYWIVNALRLIKSVIFKCITE; translated from the exons ATGACGCGCCTACGCAACTCGCTAACGTCGGAATTCCTCGCGTCCGCATCCGAACAAATGTTACGCACGAAGCAAGAACATGCCCAGTCCATCTTCAAGGAGTATATAGACCTGACTGTTCAGGTCAACGACGACCATGATCCCACTCCTGTTGAAGAGGCCTACTTTGTGTGTATGGACTTACTGCGCACTACTTTGCAGTCAAGATTCGggacgacggcggcggcggcaaagCCAAGTGGCGGTTCTAATAACGTCACGTCCAAGTTAAAACTCCCTGATATCCAAATACCACCATTCGACG atttcataaaatatcttgaaaCAAGAGCTCTAGCTCTCGAAAACTCGAGCAACAATGATGTCATCGGCGCTAGGAAAGTACAAGCTACTGCTGCAGTAACAAATAATCATGTAGCTAAGTGCTATTACTGTGGTAAGTcagatcacaaaatattttcatgccCCAAGTTTTTGCTTGCATCGATTGCAGAACGTGTTGAATGTATAAAAGCTAAAAAGCTATGCAAAACCTGCTTAAACAGCCATACAGGGAAATgtcgctttcattttaaatgCACTCACTGCAAGCAAAATCACAACACGCTCTTGCATGATGGAAATGAAACATCATCATCTAGTACTGAGGGTGGGGTAACGTTGCTGTCAGGCTTAAATGACAACAACcaagttttgttacctactgccaaagtaaaaatattaactaAAAATGGGCAGGAATTGATAGTCAAGGCTTTATTAGACTCTGGCAGTCAGTCATCTTTCATTACAACTAAATTAGCTAATCTAATTGGGAGAAATCTACTAGCTACAAACACAGAGGTTTCTGGCATTGCTAAAACTGGAAAGAAAATACAAAGTTCCTTGCAAGTGGACATATTTTCATGTGCTTATCCCTATAAAGTTAATACTAACTGCCTAGTGGTGAACAAAATAACTACTAACTTGCCACAAAACAGTTTTGACCTGTCACTTATTAACATTCCAAAAAATTTATTACTAGCCGATGACACATTCAATAAAACAAGCGAGATAGACATTTTATTAGCTGCTGACATCTTTTTTCAGGCGTTGCTGCCCCAGCTTGAGGACCAGCACAATGAGCTCAGCGATCCCGCGACACCCCGACTCGTTCACACGCAGTTTGGTTATTTGGTTGCAGGAAAAGTCCCCGTACAGTCTCCCCATGAACTTCAGAGTACCCCTGTTTCTTTGTTTTGTCAAGAATGTAAAACAGACTTAAATTCTAATGTTATTCAGTTCTGGAAATCTGAGGCTGTACCAGAAATATATCCTGAGCACCCCACGTCTGAACAAAAATATTGTgaggaatattttaatgaaacggTTCAACTTGTTGACAATAAATTTGAAGTCTCAATGCCCTTAAAGATTCCAATTTACGATGTAAACAATACTTTAGGGAATTCTCTAGTTCTCGCTATGCGcagatttttgaatttagagaaAAGGCTCCATAAAGATGAAGCTTTGTTCAAAGAATATCAAAGTTTTATTCATGAATACATAGACCTTGGCCATGCCAGCTATGTCGATATTTCTAGTTACGATTTTAACAAAGATGCGGTATACTTTATGCCACATCACCCTGTCATACGTGAAAATGTAGTTAGTACTCGTTTACGTACAGTATTTGACGGATctatgaaaacaacaaataaaatttcTCTGAATGATATTATGTTGAATGGCCCTGTGGTCCAAAACGAATTATTCGACACTCTATTGTTGTTcagactaaataaatattttttcgctTGCGATATTAGGCGTATGTTTAGAAatgttttaatagaaaaaagtcaGAGGTCACTCCAAAATATATTATGGAGAGATGACCCCCATGAATCcataaaatgtttacaattaAACACTATTACTTATGGCTTAAAAAACTCATCTTTTTTAGCAACAAGGTGCTTAAATGAGTTAGCTTatagatttaaaaatgaatatccTTTGGCTGTCCCAGTAATTCTAAATGCAACATATGTTGATGACATACTGTATACTCATAatgatttaaatgtaataatagaaACAAAAGGTCAACTTTCACAATTGTTATCCAAAGGTAGTTTCTTCTTGCATAAATGGTCAGCCAACGATTCCAGTATTTTACAGGATATTCCGAAGGAACAGAGGTATTCTGGAGAAATTAACATGCAAAAAGATGTTAAAACGTTAGGGTTGAATTTTGACGTCAATTCAGACACTTTTAAATTTTCCCCCCCGCCTAAGCAATCTGTCAAGACCAAAAGAGAAATCTTAAGTTTTATCAGTAAATTTTATGACCCTCTTGGACTGATTGGACCAATCTTTGTGCAAGCCAAACATATTATGCAAAAGCTATGGCTGTCCAAAACAGACTGGGATTCTATTCCTCCGccagaattaaataataaatggcaATCACTTTATAATGACTTAACTAACATGTCAAGTATTCATATTGAAAGGAATACAATGTGTAAAAGTGAACATCAAACATTTCAATTAATAGGATTTTCAGACGCATCCAATGTGGCATATGGTTGTGCAATTTATGTGAGAACTATTGACATGCAAGGTAAAGTTCAAATGTCACTATTATGCTCTAAGTCACGCATAAATCCCATTGCACCTAAACAGTTAACCATCCCACGTTTAGAATTAAACGCTGCGCTTTTACTTGCCAAGTTAGcttcaaaagtatacaatactaTTAGTCAGAAACAGATAGTAAATGAAGTTCACCTTTACACAGATTCACAAGTCGTATTGGCGTGGTTGAAGACCGATCCaatcaaattaaaatcttatattgcgaatagaacaaaattaattactgaATGTACTAATAACTTTAATTGGTCCTATATACAGACAGATAAAAATCCTGCAGATTGCTTGAGCAGAGGAACAAGTCCCTGCGACTTACCAAATCACCACTTATGGTGGTCAGGGCCTAAGGAAATGTCAgattgtaattataaatttaaaaattgtacttaccaattacCCGAGGACATTCCTGAAATTAAATGTTCACAGAACGAGGCGGTCTGTGCGGCGGTATCGCTGAGCTCAAATGGGTCGTCATTCCTTgataattttattcacaaatattCTGATATTAACAGAATGAAACGTGTACTTGCATATGTCAttagattttgtaataattctAAACCTAACTCGgccaaaattaaagaaaactttgtttCCTTTGCTGAGACTAACAATGCATTATCCCTGCTTATAAAGCACGAACAGCTCAAGtatttttctaaagatttaaatgcTTTGCAAAACGGTATGCAAGTACAAGCTTCTTTAAGAGGGCTTAACCCGTTTATAGATGCTCACGGTCTTCTCCGGGTAGGAGGTAGACTGCAACATTCTGGTTTGCCATATAACCAAATGCATCAAATTATATTACCTAGGCAATCTCTAATTACTTGTATGATAATTGAAAATGAACATAACAAGCTTTTGCACGCAAGtcaaaaattaattttgtctagtTTAAACCAACGTTATTGGATTGTCAATGCTTTACGCTTAATTAAGAgtgtaatatttaaatgtattacaGAATAG